One window from the genome of Magnolia sinica isolate HGM2019 chromosome 4, MsV1, whole genome shotgun sequence encodes:
- the LOC131244660 gene encoding protein LEAD-SENSITIVE 1-like produces MSSLIEPFTGQEIQRWQLKPGDHIYTWRAFVYGHHGIYMGDEKVIQFSFARGQIPEVLEAVIHLLIRKKPCNKCGGLLNRTSNGVLITCLDCFLAGGKIYRYRYSISDHERRNMRAGTREPEHVPRLTQTRQRKSLSVPNQ; encoded by the exons ATGAGTTCGCTCATTGAACCGTTCACCGGACAGGAGATCCAAAGGTGGCAGCTCAAACCTGGTGATCACATCTATACATGGAGGGCGTTCGTCTACGGCCATCATG GAATATATATGGGCGATGAAAAGGTCATTCAGTTCAGCTTTGCAAGAGGACAAATACCTGAAGTACTTGAAGCTGTTATCCACTTATTGATCCGCAAAAAACCATGCAATAAGTGTGGAGGTTTGTTGAACAGGACAAGCAATGGAGTTCTAATCACATGCTTAGATTGTTTCCTTGCCGGAGGCAAAATCTACCGCTACCGATACTCCATTTCAGACCATGAGAGGCGGAACATGAGAGCCGGAACACGAGAGCCGGAACATGTACCACGGCTGACTCAGACCCGCCAGAGAAAGTCCTTGAGCGTGCCAAATCAATAA
- the LOC131244317 gene encoding protein LEAD-SENSITIVE 1-like, protein MNLLTGQKIEREDLKPGDHIYAWRTLYIYAHHGIYIGDDKVIHFTEPNGQKCVAGYVVKSISPSLGCPKCGALKNKTNNGVTVSCLDCFLDGRELYRYEYSVSRKLFYKSRNRTCSVAKSDPPDIVVGRATACIEEGFGEYKLIGNNCEDFALYCKTGNVKARKSFDFTHIRFAYNTK, encoded by the exons atgaacttGCTCACGGGACAAAAGATCGAGAGGGAAGACCTCAAACCTGGTGATCACATCTATGCATGGAGGACTTTATACATCTACGCCCATCACG GAATATATATTGGCGATGACAAGGTCATTCATTTCACTGAACCAAATGGCCAAAAGTGCGTGGCTGGATATGTTGTCAAGTCAATATCCCCCTCTTTGGGATGTCCCAAATGTGGAGCTCTGAAAAACAAGACAAATAATGGAGTCACAGTCTCATGCTTAGACTGTTTCCTGGATGGAAGGGAACTCTACCGCTACGAATACTCTGTTTCAAGGAAGCTGTTTTACAAGAGCCGAAATCGTACATGTAGCGTTGCTAAATCAGACCCGCCAGATATAGTTGTTGGGCGCGCCACTGCATGCATCGAGGAGGGCTTTGGAGAGTATAAGCTCATCGGTAACAATTGTGAGGACTTTGCTTTATATTGTAAGACAGGCAATGTAAAGGCCCGTAAATCCTTTGATTTTACACACATCAGATTTGCATATAATACAAAATGA